From a region of the Leptospira montravelensis genome:
- a CDS encoding DegT/DnrJ/EryC1/StrS family aminotransferase, whose product MSTETIQRPIRKEKDIEFFKPTLSREDLKGVLECLVEEHLSTGEIVERFEKTFCHTFKIKYAVSSNSLTSAYHLALLALGVKAGDSVILSSYAPISALDAIFLLQAKPVLVDLKRNSFHPCPEEFLRKKNESGAKFALFDHSFGSLIRLSDYSIEGLEIVEDFTEAIGATSETISVGKQSKIAICGLSAENIITTGNGAMIITSELSLSNAVKSYKSGSSAKRNFGEPKYDYNLVDYQAALGIEQLSKLGVILERKKKIASAYLQAVQNSRLETYFQNPTEDTFQRFPIVVSGQNYEEIQRYFKSIHIGTQRTVDEPIHRVLEENPLEFPNAERLYQRGHCIPIYPNLTKDNVQRIATAIRRIY is encoded by the coding sequence ATGAGCACCGAAACAATACAAAGACCTATTCGAAAAGAAAAAGATATCGAATTTTTTAAACCGACTCTATCCAGGGAAGACCTGAAAGGGGTTTTAGAGTGTCTCGTAGAAGAACATCTTTCTACCGGTGAAATCGTAGAACGTTTCGAAAAAACGTTTTGCCATACATTTAAAATTAAATATGCAGTTTCTTCCAATTCCCTTACCTCCGCATACCACTTAGCATTACTTGCGTTAGGTGTAAAAGCAGGGGACTCCGTTATCCTTTCTAGTTATGCACCCATCTCGGCTTTGGATGCCATTTTTCTTTTGCAAGCAAAACCTGTGCTTGTGGATTTAAAACGAAATTCTTTCCACCCATGTCCTGAAGAATTCCTTCGCAAAAAAAATGAGTCAGGTGCGAAATTTGCTCTATTTGATCATAGTTTTGGATCTCTCATTCGTCTTTCCGATTATTCTATCGAAGGATTGGAAATAGTAGAAGATTTTACAGAAGCCATTGGTGCCACTTCCGAAACCATTTCCGTCGGCAAACAATCTAAAATTGCAATTTGTGGCCTCAGTGCTGAAAATATCATCACCACCGGAAATGGGGCGATGATCATTACTTCGGAACTTTCTCTTTCCAATGCAGTGAAATCCTATAAGTCTGGGTCTTCCGCCAAACGTAACTTTGGTGAACCAAAGTATGATTATAATTTGGTGGATTACCAAGCTGCTCTTGGAATCGAACAACTTTCTAAACTCGGTGTGATTTTAGAACGTAAGAAAAAAATTGCGTCTGCTTACTTACAAGCAGTTCAAAATTCTAGATTAGAAACTTATTTTCAAAATCCAACAGAAGATACGTTCCAAAGATTTCCTATCGTTGTATCGGGCCAAAACTACGAAGAGATCCAACGATATTTTAAGTCGATTCATATTGGAACACAAAGAACTGTAGATGAACCAATTCATCGAGTGTTGGAAGAAAATCCTTTGGAATTTCCTAATGCGGAACGCCTTTACCAAAGAGGGCATTGTATTCCAATTTATCCTAACCTAACAAAAGATAATGTACAACGGATTGCCACTGCCATCCGACGAATCTATTGA
- a CDS encoding valine--pyruvate transaminase has protein sequence MTPMTDSFPSLWASRLRQNQGIRSLMEDLGQVTGHPEEILLGGGNPAHIPEAEEIFAACFQTLANDPNLTALLGDYQAPIGNDRFRSLAAEYLSPHLGARLTKDNIAFFNGSQNAYSYLLNIHSGKMSDGSFKKILLPVVPEYIGYADQTIEADTFLANAPDVIPTGNHRFRYGFNKENFDLSNIGCVVMSRPTNPTGNIFPMEDIQWIEERTQKKSIPLLVDLAYGNPFPNLIATEEPITYAEGRTLSLSFSKIGLPGVRLGIIISNPDTIETLSSFAAVGNLAVGNLGVYMMEILFRKNILPDLAKNVLRPFYEKKLELAIAIFESEFKKLGVEYEIHDPLGGFFLWIRFPNLSISNHKLYHLCKDKRLFIVSGHYFFPGLNSDFSHTKECIRLTYCRKEEELARGAHILAKIVASHQAKSK, from the coding sequence ATGACGCCCATGACGGATTCTTTTCCTTCTCTTTGGGCCAGCCGCCTCCGCCAAAACCAGGGAATTCGTTCTCTCATGGAAGATTTAGGCCAAGTTACGGGACACCCTGAGGAAATCCTACTCGGGGGTGGAAATCCCGCCCATATTCCCGAAGCCGAAGAAATTTTTGCTGCCTGTTTTCAAACCTTAGCCAATGACCCGAACCTCACTGCACTTCTCGGAGACTACCAAGCTCCGATTGGAAACGACCGTTTCCGTTCGTTAGCCGCTGAATATCTTTCTCCGCATTTAGGTGCCAGACTCACAAAAGACAATATTGCTTTTTTTAACGGCAGCCAAAATGCCTACTCCTATCTACTCAACATCCATTCAGGAAAAATGTCTGATGGGAGTTTCAAAAAAATCCTTTTACCCGTAGTCCCAGAATATATTGGTTATGCGGACCAAACCATCGAAGCCGATACTTTTTTGGCAAACGCACCCGATGTGATCCCAACAGGAAACCATAGATTTCGTTATGGATTTAACAAAGAAAACTTTGATCTCTCAAACATTGGTTGTGTTGTGATGTCAAGGCCCACAAATCCCACCGGAAATATTTTTCCAATGGAAGACATTCAATGGATAGAAGAAAGAACCCAAAAAAAATCAATCCCACTTCTTGTTGACCTAGCTTATGGAAATCCTTTCCCCAACCTCATTGCAACCGAAGAACCTATCACTTACGCCGAAGGAAGAACTTTATCTTTAAGTTTTTCCAAAATTGGTCTACCAGGGGTTCGATTGGGTATCATCATCTCCAATCCAGATACTATTGAAACTCTTTCCTCTTTTGCGGCCGTTGGAAACTTAGCTGTGGGGAACCTGGGTGTATATATGATGGAGATTCTTTTTCGAAAAAATATCCTACCCGATCTTGCAAAAAACGTCTTACGTCCGTTTTATGAAAAAAAGTTGGAACTTGCCATTGCGATCTTTGAATCAGAATTTAAAAAGTTGGGAGTGGAGTATGAAATCCACGATCCTTTGGGTGGATTTTTTCTTTGGATTCGTTTTCCGAATCTTTCCATATCAAATCACAAACTTTACCACCTTTGTAAAGATAAACGGCTCTTTATAGTTTCAGGTCATTATTTCTTTCCGGGATTAAACTCAGATTTTTCCCATACTAAAGAATGCATACGTTTGACATATTGCCGTAAGGAAGAAGAATTAGCCAGGGGAGCCCATATCCTTGCAAAAATTGTGGCTTCACACCAGGCAAAATCCAAATGA
- a CDS encoding arginine/lysine/ornithine decarboxylase, translated as MYQNGIVQFPIIIIDEDFRSENASGLGIRAIAKALEGEGIEVLGVTSYGDLTSFVQQQSRACGFILSIDDEEFTPETEGEVPDALRQLKDFVTQVRHRNADIPLFLYGETRTSRHIPNSILKELHGFIHMFEDTPEFMARAIHREVKTYLDSLPPPFFRALTQYAHDGSYSWHCPGHSGGVAFLKSPVGQMFHQFFGENMLRADVCNAVDELGQLLDHTGPISASERNAARIFQCDSLYFVTNGTSTSNKIVWHSTVAPGDVVIVDRNCHKSILHAITMTGAIPVFLMPTRNHFGIIGPIPKSEFKWENIQKKIAEHPFAKEVKGNPRILTITQSTYDGILYNVEDIKSELDGKISTLHFDEAWLPHASFHRFYTGMHAIGSDRPRPKESMIFATQSTHKLLAGLSQASQILVQNSEKETLDRNLFNEAFLMHTSTSPQYAIIASCDVAAAMMESPGGNALVEESIEEALDFRRAMRKVGLELEEDWWFSVWGPEALADEGAGERDEWILKANDRWHGFGDIAEGFNMLDPIKATVITPGMSVEGEFADWGIPALILTKYLAEHGIIVEKTGLYSFFIMFTIGITKGRWNTMVTELQQFKDDYDSNQPLWRVMPKFTATYPKYDRIGLRDLCQSMHEVYRANNISHLTTEMYLSPMIPAMKPSEAFSKMAHRDIERVPIDELEGRITSVLLTPYPPGIPLLIPGEKFNMTIIRYLQFAREFNSKFPGFETDIHGLVEEKSESGILTYYVDCVSE; from the coding sequence ATGTATCAAAACGGTATCGTACAATTTCCTATCATCATCATCGATGAAGATTTTCGTTCCGAAAATGCCAGTGGTCTTGGCATTCGAGCTATTGCAAAGGCCTTAGAAGGCGAAGGTATCGAAGTTCTGGGTGTGACCAGCTACGGAGATTTGACGAGTTTTGTGCAACAACAGAGTCGGGCTTGTGGATTCATTCTTTCCATCGACGATGAAGAGTTCACTCCAGAAACGGAAGGCGAAGTTCCCGATGCTCTCCGCCAACTCAAAGATTTTGTGACACAAGTGCGTCATAGAAACGCCGATATACCGCTGTTCCTTTACGGAGAAACAAGAACCAGTCGTCACATTCCCAATAGCATATTAAAAGAATTACATGGCTTCATTCATATGTTTGAAGACACACCTGAATTTATGGCGCGTGCCATTCATAGAGAAGTTAAAACTTACTTAGATAGTTTGCCTCCTCCTTTCTTTAGAGCTTTAACCCAATATGCACATGATGGAAGTTATAGTTGGCATTGCCCTGGTCACTCGGGTGGAGTTGCTTTTCTAAAGAGTCCTGTAGGACAAATGTTCCACCAATTTTTTGGTGAGAACATGTTAAGAGCTGACGTTTGTAATGCGGTGGATGAACTTGGTCAACTTCTAGACCATACAGGCCCTATTTCTGCCAGTGAAAGAAACGCAGCACGAATTTTCCAATGTGATAGTTTGTATTTTGTAACCAATGGAACTTCCACTTCTAATAAAATTGTTTGGCATAGTACGGTTGCCCCTGGCGATGTTGTGATTGTTGACCGCAACTGTCATAAAAGTATATTACATGCCATTACAATGACTGGAGCCATTCCTGTTTTTTTAATGCCCACAAGAAACCATTTTGGGATCATCGGCCCTATTCCCAAATCCGAATTCAAATGGGAAAACATCCAGAAAAAAATTGCAGAACACCCTTTTGCCAAAGAAGTTAAAGGAAACCCAAGAATTCTAACCATTACACAAAGTACTTACGACGGAATTTTATACAATGTCGAAGACATCAAATCTGAGTTAGATGGAAAAATTTCAACTCTTCACTTTGATGAAGCATGGCTTCCACATGCATCCTTTCATCGTTTTTATACGGGAATGCATGCCATTGGATCAGACAGACCACGTCCGAAAGAAAGTATGATCTTTGCCACCCAGTCCACACATAAACTTCTGGCTGGCCTTTCCCAAGCAAGCCAGATCCTAGTGCAAAACAGTGAAAAAGAAACTCTGGATAGAAATCTTTTTAACGAAGCATTTTTAATGCATACAAGTACTAGTCCACAGTATGCCATCATCGCTTCTTGTGATGTGGCAGCGGCCATGATGGAGTCTCCTGGTGGGAATGCCCTTGTGGAAGAGTCTATTGAAGAAGCACTCGATTTCCGTAGAGCCATGCGCAAAGTAGGATTGGAATTAGAAGAAGATTGGTGGTTTAGTGTTTGGGGACCAGAGGCACTTGCCGACGAAGGTGCTGGAGAGAGGGACGAATGGATTCTTAAAGCCAATGACCGTTGGCATGGGTTTGGTGACATTGCCGAAGGCTTTAATATGCTCGATCCCATCAAGGCAACTGTCATCACTCCGGGGATGAGTGTGGAAGGTGAATTTGCTGATTGGGGAATCCCTGCTCTTATTCTTACTAAATACTTAGCAGAACACGGAATCATTGTAGAAAAAACAGGACTCTATAGTTTCTTTATCATGTTCACCATTGGAATTACAAAAGGTCGTTGGAATACAATGGTCACCGAATTACAACAGTTCAAAGATGATTATGATTCCAACCAACCTCTTTGGCGTGTGATGCCAAAGTTTACCGCAACTTATCCTAAGTACGATCGCATCGGACTACGCGACCTTTGCCAATCTATGCATGAAGTTTATAGGGCAAACAATATCTCCCACCTAACAACAGAGATGTATCTTAGCCCCATGATCCCTGCGATGAAACCTTCGGAAGCATTTTCGAAAATGGCACACCGTGACATTGAAAGAGTTCCTATTGATGAATTAGAAGGTCGAATCACTTCTGTGTTATTAACACCATATCCTCCAGGAATTCCACTTCTCATTCCAGGAGAAAAGTTCAACATGACCATCATTCGTTACTTACAATTTGCAAGGGAGTTTAACTCTAAGTTCCCAGGTTTTGAAACCGATATCCACGGCCTTGTGGAAGAAAAATCAGAATCTGGTATATTAACCTACTATGTGGATTGTGTATCCGAATAA
- a CDS encoding sodium:calcium antiporter translates to MDAFLTATFQTLPLPVLLLIIIGSILVLGKAADVLVDEAVSLSTRWGVPKMIIGATIVSLGTTLPEVSVSVLSALEGNPGIALGNAVGSIICDTGLILGIAILISPPDIDKRLVNRQGWIQVLAGFLLVFAALPWTNLTSIFSTGGRIDQGTGFVFLILLAVYIYLSIRWSRSKPGEVEAGIDVTTEYDESPFWIVLLKLVVAITLVILSSKVLIPSVQETAVRLSIPDSIIGATLVAFGTSLPELVTAIQASRRGHSELAVGNIIGADILNVLFVSGAAAAVTKNGLEAPVSFFTFYFPSMLIVLVLFRLGIVFSKDKIKRPFGVFLLFIYVLATVAGFVFKG, encoded by the coding sequence ATGGATGCATTTCTTACTGCAACTTTTCAAACCCTTCCCTTACCAGTTCTTTTACTCATTATCATCGGCTCTATCCTTGTTTTGGGCAAAGCCGCAGACGTACTTGTAGACGAGGCGGTCTCCCTTTCGACACGCTGGGGTGTGCCTAAAATGATCATTGGTGCCACCATCGTGAGTTTAGGGACAACTCTCCCTGAAGTTTCGGTATCTGTGTTATCTGCTTTGGAGGGAAATCCAGGAATCGCACTCGGGAATGCCGTTGGTTCCATTATTTGCGATACAGGACTCATTTTAGGAATCGCCATTTTGATTTCCCCACCTGACATTGACAAACGACTTGTCAATCGTCAAGGTTGGATCCAAGTTCTAGCCGGATTTTTGTTGGTGTTTGCGGCCCTTCCTTGGACCAACCTAACATCCATATTCTCCACAGGGGGAAGGATTGACCAAGGAACCGGATTTGTATTTTTAATCTTACTTGCTGTTTATATTTATTTAAGCATTCGTTGGTCTCGTTCCAAACCTGGGGAAGTCGAAGCAGGAATTGATGTCACAACTGAGTATGACGAATCCCCTTTCTGGATTGTTTTACTAAAACTAGTAGTTGCCATTACCCTAGTGATTTTATCTTCAAAGGTTCTTATCCCTTCCGTCCAAGAAACAGCTGTTCGCCTGTCTATTCCTGACTCCATCATTGGAGCCACACTTGTTGCCTTTGGAACTTCCCTCCCAGAACTAGTAACCGCCATCCAAGCTTCTCGTCGCGGACATTCCGAACTTGCAGTGGGTAATATCATTGGGGCTGATATTTTGAATGTTCTCTTTGTTTCTGGGGCCGCTGCTGCTGTGACTAAAAACGGACTCGAAGCTCCCGTTAGTTTTTTTACCTTCTACTTTCCTTCTATGCTCATCGTTCTTGTTCTCTTTCGTTTAGGAATTGTTTTCTCTAAAGACAAAATCAAACGACCGTTTGGAGTGTTTTTACTTTTTATTTATGTCTTAGCCACTGTCGCAGGATTTGTATTTAAAGGGTAA
- the dprA gene encoding DNA-processing protein DprA: MVVSILGHPKVSSFLRKTKVWCRCGHFSELYQVLSNLIEEELWNQYLEECIQWEKSKNPNWKLVSFFDPEYPQNLKEIYDPPLVLACLGNLTLLQFPMVAIVGTRKSSPVSLSATSKLVELFSTNKGLAVVSGMALGIDRQAFLSALEFGLPVIGVLGTTLGMEYPPGNRDLYKRIKEDPNQLLITEFLLKTEPAKWTFPKRNRVISGLADKVYIMESGRKSGTISTAYSAMEQNREIFVFDHPKQFDNEGGRLLLRQGAQRLFGETKFQKEEVELESKEMSYEEWRKSRTIPSGIRRDGEWKIDFTL, translated from the coding sequence GTGGTCGTTTCCATTTTGGGACATCCTAAAGTATCATCGTTTCTTCGAAAAACAAAAGTTTGGTGTAGGTGTGGCCATTTTTCTGAGTTATACCAGGTTTTATCAAATCTAATAGAAGAGGAACTTTGGAACCAATATTTGGAAGAATGTATCCAGTGGGAAAAATCTAAAAATCCCAATTGGAAACTAGTTAGTTTTTTTGATCCTGAGTATCCACAAAATTTAAAAGAAATTTATGACCCACCACTAGTTTTGGCCTGTTTGGGTAACCTTACCTTATTACAATTTCCAATGGTTGCAATTGTTGGAACAAGAAAGTCTTCACCAGTTTCGCTTTCTGCCACAAGTAAATTGGTGGAACTTTTTTCGACAAACAAAGGTTTGGCGGTGGTATCGGGTATGGCCCTCGGAATTGACAGGCAAGCCTTTTTATCTGCTTTGGAATTTGGACTTCCGGTAATAGGTGTGCTTGGAACCACTTTGGGTATGGAGTACCCACCGGGGAACCGGGATCTTTACAAACGTATCAAAGAAGATCCAAACCAACTTCTAATTACCGAATTTTTATTAAAAACAGAACCAGCCAAATGGACCTTTCCCAAACGGAATCGTGTTATTTCCGGTCTAGCGGACAAAGTGTACATTATGGAATCGGGACGTAAGTCAGGAACCATTTCTACTGCCTATAGTGCTATGGAACAAAATCGTGAGATCTTTGTTTTCGACCATCCCAAACAATTTGATAACGAAGGAGGAAGGTTACTCCTCCGGCAAGGGGCACAAAGGTTATTTGGGGAAACAAAGTTTCAAAAAGAGGAAGTGGAATTGGAAAGTAAGGAGATGAGTTATGAAGAATGGAGGAAAAGTCGAACCATCCCTTCTGGAATTCGAAGAGATGGCGAATGGAAAATAGATTTTACCCTTTAA
- a CDS encoding tetratricopeptide repeat protein — protein sequence MGTKNSRFSLVSLPLAILFLLLGLSLSGCDYLKSLTESKYRKRIGGELPSEKDIVNWKEKLALEEAEIEEMDKRIRKMVQKSNQAAALSWKIARAYMRAGSADLGARYYEEAIGETLPNSKQGGFEIHSYESALPFFEKAIQSGKLDKQLLYETAVAYANASKDMGWEPVRRNRAIGLFKQLSKLDKEDSRFPFQLALIYFDSSLKDEAWNGKLANGYDEVETAFLLLDQILRKEPYNVPTRFAKANFLYQVGKTNLAYDEYTRIKSILEEMKEKGTIREPLDENSSYRNVIKNLNQLGAQNKSN from the coding sequence ATGGGCACAAAAAACAGCAGGTTTTCTTTGGTTTCCTTGCCACTGGCGATTCTTTTTCTCCTGCTTGGACTTAGTTTGTCTGGTTGTGACTATCTCAAGTCACTCACTGAATCCAAATACCGTAAACGGATTGGTGGGGAACTTCCCTCCGAAAAAGACATAGTGAATTGGAAAGAAAAGTTGGCTTTGGAAGAAGCGGAAATCGAAGAAATGGACAAACGGATTCGGAAAATGGTCCAAAAGTCCAATCAAGCGGCCGCCCTTTCTTGGAAAATTGCTAGGGCTTATATGCGCGCCGGTTCGGCGGACTTAGGTGCCCGTTATTATGAAGAGGCAATAGGAGAAACGCTCCCCAATTCCAAACAAGGTGGATTTGAAATTCATTCTTATGAGTCAGCCTTACCATTTTTTGAAAAAGCGATCCAATCGGGAAAGTTAGACAAGCAGTTGTTATATGAAACTGCTGTGGCGTATGCCAATGCTTCTAAAGATATGGGTTGGGAGCCTGTCAGACGAAATCGTGCCATTGGACTTTTTAAACAACTTTCCAAATTAGACAAAGAAGATTCTCGGTTCCCCTTTCAATTGGCACTCATCTATTTTGATTCTTCTTTAAAGGATGAGGCTTGGAATGGAAAACTTGCAAATGGGTATGACGAAGTGGAAACTGCCTTTTTGCTTCTCGACCAAATTTTGCGTAAAGAACCATACAATGTTCCCACTCGGTTTGCAAAGGCCAATTTTTTATACCAAGTGGGAAAGACAAATTTAGCCTATGATGAATACACGCGGATTAAGTCCATATTGGAAGAGATGAAAGAAAAAGGAACCATCCGCGAACCTTTGGATGAAAATTCATCATACCGCAATGTCATAAAAAACTTAAACCAATTGGGGGCCCAAAACAAATCAAACTGA
- a CDS encoding GNAT family N-acetyltransferase has protein sequence MSHSFRRLGESDLTSLLQWESLCFPGEEWTEKMIQTHLEFHVAFGLGDPEIKSYALVCETPWEIEIFRIATLPNYRKLGLAKNLLLALFLEFPKKEFFLEVKESNVAAITLYESVGFIELERRKKYYPDGSTAVLMKRNPSE, from the coding sequence ATGTCTCATAGTTTTCGAAGGCTGGGTGAATCCGATTTAACCTCGCTCCTCCAATGGGAATCTTTATGTTTCCCCGGTGAGGAATGGACAGAAAAAATGATCCAAACCCATCTTGAATTCCATGTGGCTTTTGGTTTGGGAGATCCGGAAATAAAGAGTTATGCTCTTGTTTGCGAAACTCCTTGGGAGATTGAAATCTTTCGGATTGCAACTCTTCCCAACTATCGAAAGTTAGGTTTGGCCAAAAACCTATTGTTGGCTCTATTTCTAGAATTTCCGAAAAAAGAATTCTTTTTGGAAGTGAAGGAATCGAATGTAGCCGCCATTACACTTTATGAGTCCGTCGGTTTTATTGAATTAGAGAGACGTAAAAAATACTATCCGGACGGATCCACAGCCGTCCTGATGAAAAGGAATCCATCAGAATGA
- a CDS encoding SDR family NAD(P)-dependent oxidoreductase → MKNAYVTGASQGIGKEFVRALAKDYNVFLISRTESDLKKVILDLEPKSRGILKYFALDLTKKKDVEELAEIISKDKDAELVVNNAGFGTVGEFAALPLDKELDEVNLNVKTLVHLSHVALNRFKKNKKGYLINVASIAGYLPAPGSAIYAATKAFVKSFTESIHEEAKPHGIYVQALCPGLTHSDFHQRAGISKSKYPSFMWQNADVVVEESLNALRYNQAVCITGSFNQGAITVSELIPRGFLRRLSGKYLKLEEE, encoded by the coding sequence ATGAAAAATGCATATGTCACTGGCGCATCCCAAGGAATTGGAAAAGAATTTGTTCGTGCTCTTGCGAAAGACTATAATGTCTTTTTAATTTCCCGTACGGAATCCGATTTAAAAAAAGTAATTTTAGATTTAGAACCTAAATCCAGAGGAATATTAAAATACTTCGCTTTGGACCTTACCAAAAAAAAAGATGTAGAAGAACTCGCTGAAATCATTTCAAAAGATAAAGATGCAGAACTTGTAGTCAACAATGCTGGGTTTGGAACTGTCGGTGAATTTGCCGCATTACCACTCGATAAAGAATTAGATGAAGTCAATCTAAATGTAAAAACCTTAGTACATTTAAGTCATGTTGCCCTCAACCGATTCAAAAAAAATAAAAAGGGTTATTTGATTAATGTGGCATCTATCGCTGGTTATTTGCCTGCACCAGGTAGTGCGATATATGCAGCCACTAAAGCTTTTGTAAAATCGTTTACAGAGTCCATCCATGAAGAAGCCAAACCACATGGAATTTATGTCCAAGCACTTTGTCCCGGACTCACTCATTCTGATTTTCACCAAAGAGCAGGAATTAGCAAATCCAAATACCCATCTTTTATGTGGCAAAATGCAGATGTAGTTGTGGAAGAATCGCTAAATGCACTTCGTTATAACCAAGCCGTTTGTATTACTGGTTCCTTCAATCAAGGTGCCATCACTGTATCTGAGCTTATCCCACGAGGTTTCCTTCGTAGGTTGAGCGGTAAATATTTAAAGTTAGAAGAGGAATAG
- a CDS encoding DUF445 family protein, with translation MDVAKLDTWYRRLLVIFSVIGGGFQFYYEGNVWVNAVFVVLMAGMVGYFTNFLAIKMLFQPKHGKVLGWSGLVPKNKSKIAKSLGESIQSNLLHPDIILTYIYERNLVETGIQKIVKEIDDAIHNEEIRTMLVTKIISMLKERGPEILEVIFDFSEETMKKMAERPEEVQKLWDYTKERLTYYLTEETNREELGKQLRVILLEEMPKLANLLNEGLEEYLKTRSTLGKIGIGVKKIFSFNEDAIRELLERFVKDPETSDQFMNMMDEMMAGLQERLNSKETQEFITGKISNWLEASGDYARQNLLPSGIERLQAYLDDPNNWEEIEKNFFRAVDWVKKRLLEFMNSEEGKVYLKTNIEKFVHNINVTALVEERVMALDTDDLEKMILDNTGGNLVVIQFLGGILGMIAGLIQVHIYFAVPVGALVLITYIAHYRNQKRVSQEI, from the coding sequence ATGGATGTTGCAAAATTAGATACTTGGTATCGCAGACTCCTTGTTATCTTCTCTGTCATTGGCGGAGGTTTCCAATTTTATTATGAAGGGAATGTTTGGGTCAACGCGGTCTTTGTAGTTCTTATGGCAGGGATGGTCGGATATTTCACCAATTTCCTTGCAATTAAAATGTTATTCCAACCTAAACATGGTAAGGTGCTTGGTTGGTCAGGCCTTGTTCCCAAAAACAAATCAAAAATTGCTAAATCCCTCGGCGAGAGTATCCAAAGTAACTTACTTCATCCTGATATTATTTTAACTTATATCTACGAACGTAACTTAGTAGAAACAGGAATACAAAAAATAGTCAAAGAAATTGATGATGCCATACATAACGAAGAAATTCGAACTATGCTTGTGACAAAAATCATTTCGATGTTAAAGGAAAGAGGGCCAGAGATTTTAGAAGTTATCTTCGATTTTTCAGAAGAGACAATGAAAAAGATGGCTGAACGTCCCGAAGAAGTGCAAAAACTTTGGGATTATACAAAAGAACGCCTAACTTATTATCTTACAGAAGAAACCAATCGTGAAGAATTAGGAAAACAACTCCGAGTTATCCTTTTAGAAGAAATGCCAAAGCTTGCTAACTTACTGAACGAAGGTTTGGAAGAGTATTTAAAAACAAGAAGTACACTTGGTAAAATTGGAATTGGAGTAAAAAAGATTTTTTCTTTCAACGAAGATGCCATTCGGGAACTTTTAGAACGATTTGTGAAAGATCCAGAAACTTCAGACCAGTTTATGAATATGATGGATGAAATGATGGCTGGCCTCCAAGAACGATTGAACTCCAAAGAAACTCAAGAATTCATTACTGGAAAAATTTCCAATTGGTTGGAAGCTAGTGGTGACTACGCCAGACAAAACCTTCTCCCATCAGGAATCGAAAGATTACAGGCTTATTTGGATGATCCGAACAACTGGGAAGAAATCGAAAAGAATTTCTTTCGTGCTGTGGATTGGGTGAAAAAACGCCTACTCGAATTTATGAACAGTGAAGAAGGAAAGGTTTATCTTAAAACTAACATAGAAAAATTTGTGCACAATATCAATGTCACAGCCCTTGTAGAGGAACGAGTGATGGCACTTGACACAGACGATTTGGAAAAAATGATTTTGGATAATACTGGCGGGAACCTTGTCGTCATACAATTCTTAGGTGGAATTCTAGGAATGATTGCAGGACTCATCCAAGTTCATATTTATTTTGCGGTTCCTGTGGGTGCCCTTGTTCTTATCACCTACATCGCTCATTACAGAAATCAAAAGCGGGTTTCTCAGGAAATTTAA